One segment of Eulemur rufifrons isolate Redbay chromosome 4, OSU_ERuf_1, whole genome shotgun sequence DNA contains the following:
- the NAA16 gene encoding N-alpha-acetyltransferase 16, NatA auxiliary subunit isoform X2, whose amino-acid sequence MPNTQLPPKESNLFKRILKCYEQKQYKNGLKFCKMILSNPKFAEHGETLAMKGLTLNCLGKKEEAYEFVRKGLRNDVKSHVCWHVYGLLQRSDKKYDEAIKCYRNALKLDKDNLQILRDLSLLQIQMRDLEGYRETRYQLLQLRPTQRASWIGYAIAYHLLKDYDMALKLLEEFRQTQQVPTNKIDYEYSELILYQNQVMREADLFQESLEHIETYEKQICDKLLVEEIKGEILLKLGRLKEASEVFKNLIDRNAENWCYYEGLEKALQLSTLEERLQIYEEISKQHPRAISPRRLPLNLVPGFYNPRTCY is encoded by the exons ATGCCGAACACGCAGCTGCCGCCTAAGGAGAGCAACCTTTTCAAACGCATCTTG AAATGTTATGAACAGAAGCAGTACAAAAATGGCCTCAAGTTTTGCAAGATGATTCTTTCAAACCCAAAATTTGCTGAACATGGAG agaccTTGGCTATGAAAGGATTAACTCTGAACTGtttagggaaaaaagaagaagcatATGAATTTGTTCGTAAAGGACTTCGTAATGATGTCAAGAGTCATGTCT GTTGGCATGTATATGGACTCTTGCAGCGTTCTGATAAGAAATATGATGAAGCTATTAAATGTTACCGAAATGCCCTCAAATTAGATAAAGATAATCTACAGATTTTGAgggatctctctctgttgcagATCCAAATGAGAGATCTTGAAGGTTACCGA gagacaagATACCAGCTTCTTCAGTTGCGACCAACGCAACGTGCTTCCTGGATCGGATATGCTATTGCATACCATTTGCTGAAAGATTATGATATGGCCCTAAAACTATTGGAAGAATTTAGACAAACTCAGCAA GTTCCTACCAACAAAATAGACTATGAATATAGTGAACTGATACTATACCAGAATCAAGTGATGAGAGAAGCAGATCTATTTCAGGAATCTTTGGAACATATAGAAACCTATGAGAAACAAATATGTGATAAACTTTTGGTAGAAGAAATTAAAG gGGAAATATTGTTGAAATTGGGAAGATTGAAAGAAGCCAGTGAAGTATTCAAAAACTTGATTGATCGGAATGCAGAGAATTGGTGTTATTATGAAGGCTTGGAAAAAGCTCTACAACTTA GCACTTTAGAAGAGAGGCTtcaaatttatgaagaaattagTAAGCAACACCCCAGAGCAATTTCACCTAGAAGATTACCTTTGAATCTTGTCCCAG